From Panthera uncia isolate 11264 chromosome E1, Puncia_PCG_1.0, whole genome shotgun sequence, one genomic window encodes:
- the PLCD3 gene encoding 1-phosphatidylinositol 4,5-bisphosphate phosphodiesterase delta-3, with protein MLCGRWRSRRRRPEEPPVAAQVAAPLLLAPPDGDTKRPGLRALKKMGLTEDEDVRAMLRGSRLCKIRSRTWHKERLYRLQEDGLSVWFQRRIPRAPSQHIFFVQHIEAVREGHQSEGLRRFGGAFPPARCLTIAFKGRRKNLDLAAATPEEAQRWVRGLGKLRARLDAMSQRERLDHTHTWIHSYLHRADSNQDSKMSFKEIKSLLRMVNVDMNDMYAYRLFKECDHSNNERLEGAEIEEFLRRLLKRPELEEIFHRYSGEDRVLSAPELLEFLEDQGEDGATLARAQQLIHTYELNETAKQHELMTLDGFMMYLLSPEGAALDPAHTCVFQDMDQPLSHYFISSSHNTYLTDSQIGGPSSTEAYVRAFAQGCRCVELDCWEGPGGEPVIYHGHTLTSKILFRDVVQAVRDHAFTLSPYPVILSLENHCGLEQQAVMARHLRTILGDVLVTQALDSQNPEELPSPEQLKGRVLVKGKKLPAARSEDGRILSDQEEEDEEEEEAEATEQRRRAKQISPELSALAVYCCATRLRTLRPNPVPPQPCQVSSLSERKAKKLIREAGNSFVRHNTRQLTRVYPLGLRMNSANYSPQEMWNSGCQLVALNFQTPGYEMDLNAGRFLINGQCGYILKPACLRQPDTTFDPECPGPPRTTLTIQVLTAQQLPKLNTEKPNSIVDPLVRVEIHGVPADCARKETNYVLNNGFNPRWGQTLQFQLRAPELVLVRFVVEDYDTTSPNDFVGQFTLPLNSLKQGYRHIHLLSKDGASLSPATLFVHIRIQRF; from the exons GCCTGACGGAGGACGAGGACGTGCGCGCCATGCTGCGGGGCTCCCGGCTCTGCAAGATCCGCTCACGGACGTGGCACAAGGAGCGGCTGTACCGGCTGCAGGAGGACGGCCTGAGCGTGTGGTTCCAGAGGCGCATCCCGCGCGCGCCGTCGCAGCACATCT TCTTCGTGCAGCACATCGAGGCGGTCCGCGAGGGCCACCAGTCCGAGGGCCTGCGACGCTTCGGGGGCGCCTTCCCGCCGGCGCGCTGCCTCACCATCGCCTTCAAGGGCCGCCGCAAGAACCTGGACCTGGCGGCGGCCACCCCGGAGGAGGCGCAGCGCTGGGTGCGCGGTCTGGGCAAGCTGCGCGCGCGCCTCGACGCCATGAGCCAGCGCGAGCGCCTCGATCA CACCCACACCTGGATCCACTCCTATCTGCACCGGGCCGACTCGAACCAGGACAGTAAGATGAGCTTCAAGGAGATCAAGAGCCTGCTCAGAATGGTCAACGTGGACATGAACGACATGTATGCCTACCGCCTCTTCAAG GAGTGCGACCACTCCAACAATGAGCGGCTGGAGGGGGCTGAGATTGAGGAGTTTCTGAGGCGGCTGCTGAAACGCCCCGAGTTGGAGGAGATCTTCCATCGGTACTCCGGCGAGGACCGCGTGCTGAGCGCCCCTGAGCTGTTGGAGTTCCTGGAGGACCAGGGCGAGGATGGCGCCACGCTGGCCCGTGCCCAGCAGCTCATCCACACCTATGAGCTCAATGAGACAG CCAAGCAGCATGAGCTGATGACACTGGATGGCTTCATGATGTACCTGTTGTCACCCGAAGGGGCTGCTCTGGACCCAGCCCACACATGTGTGTTCCAGGACATGgaccagcccctctcccactactTCATCTCCTCCTCGCACAATACCTATCTGACTGACTCTCAGATCGGGGGGCCCAGCAGCACCGAGGCCTATGTTAG GGCCTTTGCTCAGGGGTGCCGCTGTGTGGAGCTAGACTgctgggaggggccaggaggggagcCCGTCATCTACCACGGCCACACCCTCACCTCCAAGATCCTCTTCCGAGACGTGGTCCAGGCTGTGCGTGACCACGCCTTCACT ctgTCCCCATACCCTGTCATCCTGTCCCTTGAGAACCACTGCGGGCTGGAGCAGCAGGCTGTCATGGCCCGCCACCTTCGCACCATCCTGGGAGACGTGCTGGTGACACAAGCGCTGGACTCCCAGAACCCCGAAGAGTTGCCATCCCCAGAG CAGCTGAAGGGCCGGGTCCTGGTGAAGGGGAAGAAGCTGCCAGCTGCTCGGAGCGAGGACGGTCGAATTCTGTCCGaccaggaggaggaagatgaagaggaagaagaggcagaggcCACAGAACAGAGGCGGCGG GCCAAGCAGATCTCCCCCGAGCTGTCGGCCCTGGCCGTGTACTGCTGTGCCACCCGCCTGCGGACCCTGCGCCCCAACCCggtcccaccccagccctgccaggtCAGCTCCCTCAGCGAGCGCAAGGCCAAGAAGCTCATCCGAGAGGCAG GGAACAGCTTCGTCAGGCACAATACCCGACAACTGACCCGTGTTTACCCACTGGGGCTGCGGATGAACTCCGCCAACTACAGCCCCCAGGAGATGTGGAACTCAGGCTGTCAGCTTG TGGCCTTGAACTTCCAGACACCAGGCTACGAGATGGACCTCAATGCTGGCCGCTTCCTCATCAACGGGCAGTGCGGCTACATCCTGAAACCTGCCTGCCTGCGACAGCCTGACACAACTTTTGACCCTGAGTGTCCTGGACCCCCCAGAACTACTCTCACCATCCAG GTTCTGACTGCGCAGCAGCTGCCCAAGCTGAACACCGAGAAGCCAAACTCCATCGTGGACCCCCTGGTGCGTGTCGAGATCCACGGGGTGCCCGCAGACTGTGCTCGAAAGGAGACCAACTACGTGCTCAACAATG GCTTCAACCCCCGCTGGGGGCAGACCCTGCAGTTCCAGCTGCGGGCTCCAGAGCTGGTCCTGGTCCGGTTCGTGGTAGAAGATTATGACACCACCTCCCCCAATGACTTTGTGGGCCAGTTTACACTGCCTCTCAACAGCCTGAAGCAAG ggTACCGCCACATCCACCTGCTTTCCAAGGACGGGGCCTCACTGTCACCAGCCACACTCTTCGTCCACATCCGCATCCAGCGCTTCTGA